From Fibrobacter sp. UWB4, one genomic window encodes:
- a CDS encoding DUF4912 domain-containing protein produces the protein MATKKKDEDVKKTAAKKTASVKVSEKKTVAKKATETAATSATKKVAAEKKQTAAKKVPAEKKVVAKKPSATVEKVAAKAAPAKKTVKAKAEKAEKPAAKTATKTAKVSAKTEKSVAAAKKVVKAATKAKKVEVKVVETPNGSTSSPTGTVKKAAAPEALPQSFDAEYLVLMQKDPNWMQAFWEVSEERINAAKKGKGKLVLRLFDISNDLTVKRNKKLKFHDIEVPADARSWYVENKATQNCAAALGVVAAGKFEPLVEAGPMQTFTLEGSEVNTDNVFVRASLGGATLGGFGSSGLSSMSAKNWLESLSSSSGSMFSGALSSAALKSNKLELPKDSVNYGKDFFLWVKTRLIVYGGTRPDAHLQVRGEPFPLNPDGTFSFEEDLPDVTKIIPVFATDKDGDFPTTIVPIVVKRTE, from the coding sequence ATGGCTACTAAGAAAAAAGATGAGGATGTTAAGAAGACCGCCGCTAAGAAGACGGCTTCTGTGAAAGTTTCTGAAAAGAAGACTGTAGCCAAAAAGGCTACAGAAACGGCTGCAACTTCTGCAACCAAGAAGGTTGCTGCAGAAAAGAAGCAGACTGCTGCAAAGAAAGTTCCTGCCGAAAAGAAGGTTGTCGCCAAGAAACCGAGCGCAACAGTTGAAAAGGTGGCTGCTAAGGCTGCTCCGGCAAAGAAGACTGTAAAGGCTAAGGCCGAAAAGGCTGAAAAGCCGGCTGCAAAGACTGCAACGAAGACTGCCAAGGTTTCTGCAAAGACCGAAAAGTCTGTTGCCGCCGCCAAGAAGGTCGTGAAGGCTGCAACGAAGGCCAAGAAGGTCGAAGTTAAAGTCGTGGAAACACCGAATGGTTCGACAAGCTCACCAACCGGTACGGTTAAAAAGGCCGCCGCTCCGGAAGCTTTGCCGCAATCCTTCGATGCCGAATACCTCGTGCTCATGCAGAAGGATCCGAACTGGATGCAAGCCTTCTGGGAAGTTTCTGAAGAACGTATCAACGCTGCCAAGAAGGGCAAGGGCAAGCTCGTGCTCCGCTTGTTCGACATCTCGAACGACTTGACCGTGAAGCGCAACAAGAAGCTCAAGTTCCACGATATCGAAGTTCCGGCAGACGCCCGTAGCTGGTACGTGGAAAACAAGGCAACGCAGAACTGCGCTGCTGCTCTTGGCGTTGTCGCCGCTGGCAAGTTCGAACCGCTCGTCGAAGCTGGCCCGATGCAGACGTTCACGCTTGAAGGTTCCGAAGTGAATACGGACAACGTATTTGTTCGCGCATCCCTCGGCGGGGCTACTCTCGGTGGCTTTGGCAGCTCGGGACTTTCTTCGATGTCTGCAAAGAACTGGCTTGAATCGCTTTCGAGTTCTTCGGGTTCTATGTTCTCTGGCGCACTTTCCAGTGCCGCTCTCAAGAGCAATAAGCTTGAACTCCCGAAGGATTCCGTGAACTACGGCAAGGACTTCTTCTTGTGGGTGAAGACCCGCTTGATCGTCTACGGTGGCACGCGTCCGGATGCGCACTTGCAGGTGCGTGGCGAACCGTTCCCGCTGAACCCGGATGGCACCTTCAGCTTTGAAGAAGACCTCCCGGACGTGACGAAGATTATCCCTGTCTTTGCTACCGATAAGGATGGCGATTTCCCGACGACAATCGTTCCGATCGTGGTGAAGCGCACGGAATAA
- a CDS encoding glycoside hydrolase family 57 protein: MAKPGRVHLLLHAHLPFVREPSFDRFLEENWFFEAMAETYLPIIQMLNRLEEKGVPGTLNFSVSSALLSMLTDKLLLTRFSAHLHKQLELIEREKVRFQGNSELMEVVDFYYRRQLALINTWERDCGCEIVPALKRLEQIGKINLLTCVGTHPFLPAYQNDVEAIRLQLKITVRAFEEAFGKKPRGLWLPECGYFEGLDAILAEYGFKYFFLETHGVLLAKPAPKYGVFSPIKTPAGLYCMGREQSSSMEVWSRKTGYPGHPEYREFFKDIAHERESEYLGDYFLAAGAHIETGLKYYRITGSEDKKIYRPWNALRLVEDHARLFVANREATVSSLLPNMEGNKVSILCPYDAELFGHWWFEGPLFIEKMFERAASSSVVDMASLEDSIREPADKDIHKPIFSSWGEGGFGEVWMNDEVAFQYPMFFRMRKMMDDLKSRISKVAGKASGNARGSKAAKRFLAQMARELVLFQASDWAFMIHNNSAADYARARLNGHYENVCALYKEAVKANPDTKLLKKLEQKNNLFPWIGECL; the protein is encoded by the coding sequence ATGGCGAAGCCTGGTCGCGTTCATCTTTTGCTTCACGCACATTTACCTTTTGTGCGTGAACCCTCTTTTGACCGGTTCTTGGAAGAGAACTGGTTTTTTGAGGCTATGGCGGAGACGTATTTGCCCATCATCCAGATGCTCAACCGTCTAGAAGAAAAGGGCGTACCGGGCACTCTCAACTTTAGCGTTTCATCGGCGCTGCTCTCGATGCTTACGGATAAGCTTTTGCTTACCCGTTTTTCGGCGCATTTGCACAAACAGCTTGAACTGATTGAACGCGAAAAGGTCCGCTTCCAGGGCAATTCCGAGCTTATGGAAGTGGTGGATTTTTATTACCGCAGGCAGCTTGCGCTCATCAACACGTGGGAGCGCGATTGCGGTTGCGAAATTGTCCCTGCACTCAAGCGCTTGGAGCAGATTGGAAAAATCAACTTGCTTACTTGCGTGGGGACGCATCCGTTTTTGCCCGCGTACCAGAATGATGTCGAAGCTATCCGTTTGCAGCTGAAGATTACGGTCCGTGCATTCGAAGAGGCGTTTGGCAAAAAGCCTCGTGGGCTGTGGCTTCCGGAATGTGGCTATTTTGAAGGCTTGGATGCGATTCTTGCAGAATATGGATTCAAGTATTTCTTCCTGGAAACGCACGGCGTACTTTTAGCAAAGCCTGCGCCTAAGTATGGCGTGTTCTCGCCAATCAAGACTCCGGCAGGGCTTTATTGCATGGGCCGCGAACAGAGCAGTTCCATGGAAGTCTGGAGCCGCAAGACCGGTTACCCGGGGCATCCGGAATACCGCGAGTTCTTTAAGGACATTGCGCACGAACGTGAAAGCGAGTATCTAGGCGATTACTTCTTGGCGGCTGGCGCACATATCGAAACGGGCCTCAAGTATTACCGCATCACGGGAAGCGAAGACAAGAAGATTTATCGCCCGTGGAATGCGCTCCGCTTGGTTGAAGACCACGCGCGACTTTTTGTCGCCAATCGCGAAGCGACTGTGTCGAGCTTGCTTCCGAATATGGAGGGCAATAAGGTCTCGATTCTTTGCCCGTACGATGCCGAACTTTTTGGACATTGGTGGTTCGAAGGTCCGCTGTTTATCGAGAAAATGTTTGAACGTGCGGCAAGCTCGAGCGTGGTCGATATGGCATCTCTTGAAGATTCGATTCGCGAGCCTGCGGATAAGGACATTCACAAGCCGATTTTCTCGTCGTGGGGCGAGGGCGGCTTTGGTGAAGTCTGGATGAACGATGAAGTCGCTTTCCAGTACCCGATGTTCTTCAGAATGCGTAAGATGATGGACGATTTGAAGTCGCGCATTTCTAAAGTTGCAGGGAAGGCTTCTGGGAATGCGCGCGGTTCAAAGGCTGCCAAGCGTTTCTTGGCGCAGATGGCGCGCGAACTTGTGCTATTCCAGGCTTCGGACTGGGCGTTCATGATCCATAACAATTCAGCGGCGGATTACGCACGCGCCCGTTTGAACGGACATTATGAAAATGTCTGTGCGCTTTATAAAGAAGCGGTGAAGGCGAACCCTGATACCAAATTGCTCAAGAAGTTAGAACAAAAGAATAACTTGTTCCCGTGGATCGGGGAATGTTTGTAG
- a CDS encoding UbiD family decarboxylase, with protein MYKSLEQALLDLEKAGMLKRIHAEVDPHLEMAEIARENFRQGGPALLFEHVKGSKFRAACNIFGSDERFNFLFRDGFEQTKIAVNFKANPIEFFKQAFRHPLQLFQAGFAGIKSLPRRSGCIKDFEECSLSDLPQLVSWPLDGGAFITLPQVATRPSENASIMQTNVGMYRIQISGNEYIPNEECGLHYQIKRDIARHHQKAIEEGRPLKVSIFIGGPPSHTFAAVMPMPENLSELLFAGMLGNRRFRYFEHDGYLVSSDADFCILGELEPGLKPEGPFGDHIGYYSGKHDFPCMKVTKVLCKKNAIFPFTVVGRPPQEDTLFGKYIHAITKPMVPASLPGVYGIHAVDDAGVHPLCLALGSEAFRPYASPEEREPMELLKTANALLGFNQASLTKYLLIAAKEDAASISTDAKAIANETAANLDVNNVPAFFGHILERVHFDRDLHFQTATTIDTLDYTGTSLNHGSKVVIAAAGAKIRKLRNNPGDLETLALPQMFKNATIVMPGVLMIEGPVILENNEKSATFEQLKNTLAHWEFRENYPWISIIDEGALIANKAASTDNILSDFLWITFTRSDPAQDIYGLEETVEEKHWKCKAPLIIDARIKPQHQQQLTVPAEISKKAEQILKDAGVL; from the coding sequence ATGTACAAGTCCCTCGAACAGGCCCTGCTGGATTTGGAAAAAGCGGGAATGCTCAAACGTATTCACGCCGAAGTCGATCCGCACCTGGAAATGGCCGAAATCGCGAGGGAAAATTTTAGGCAGGGTGGCCCGGCACTCCTTTTCGAGCATGTCAAAGGGAGCAAGTTCCGCGCCGCCTGTAACATTTTTGGAAGCGACGAACGGTTCAATTTTCTGTTCCGAGACGGCTTCGAGCAGACGAAAATCGCCGTAAACTTCAAGGCAAACCCGATCGAATTTTTCAAGCAGGCGTTCAGGCACCCGCTACAACTGTTCCAGGCGGGATTTGCCGGGATAAAGTCTTTGCCGAGACGCTCCGGCTGCATCAAAGACTTCGAAGAATGCAGCCTCAGCGACTTGCCTCAGCTGGTCAGCTGGCCGCTAGACGGCGGAGCGTTTATCACGCTCCCGCAAGTCGCCACACGCCCGAGTGAAAACGCAAGCATCATGCAGACGAACGTGGGCATGTACCGCATCCAGATTTCAGGGAACGAATACATTCCGAACGAAGAATGCGGACTTCATTACCAGATCAAGCGCGACATAGCAAGGCACCACCAGAAGGCCATCGAAGAAGGGCGCCCGCTCAAGGTGAGCATTTTCATTGGCGGGCCTCCATCGCACACGTTTGCCGCCGTGATGCCCATGCCCGAGAACCTCTCGGAGCTTTTGTTTGCAGGCATGCTCGGCAACCGCCGTTTCCGTTACTTTGAACATGATGGTTACCTTGTCTCTAGCGATGCCGATTTTTGTATTTTAGGAGAACTCGAACCCGGATTAAAACCCGAAGGTCCATTTGGCGACCACATCGGCTATTATTCCGGCAAACACGATTTCCCTTGTATGAAAGTCACAAAAGTGCTTTGCAAAAAGAACGCCATTTTCCCATTCACGGTCGTTGGACGCCCGCCTCAAGAAGATACGCTGTTCGGGAAATACATTCACGCGATTACAAAGCCAATGGTTCCCGCCTCGCTCCCGGGCGTTTACGGGATTCACGCGGTCGATGACGCTGGCGTACACCCGCTTTGCCTCGCGCTCGGTTCAGAAGCGTTCCGACCGTACGCAAGCCCCGAAGAACGCGAACCGATGGAACTTTTAAAGACGGCAAACGCGCTTCTCGGATTCAACCAGGCGAGCCTAACAAAGTATTTGCTCATCGCCGCAAAAGAAGACGCTGCGAGCATTTCTACTGACGCGAAAGCCATCGCAAATGAAACAGCCGCGAATCTCGATGTAAACAACGTTCCCGCGTTCTTCGGACACATTCTCGAACGCGTCCATTTCGACCGCGATTTACATTTCCAGACCGCGACGACCATAGACACGCTCGACTACACCGGCACAAGCCTCAACCACGGTTCCAAAGTCGTGATTGCCGCTGCCGGCGCAAAGATTCGCAAGCTTCGCAACAACCCAGGCGATTTAGAAACGCTTGCGCTCCCGCAAATGTTCAAGAACGCGACCATCGTGATGCCCGGTGTGCTCATGATCGAAGGCCCGGTGATTCTTGAGAACAACGAGAAGTCCGCGACTTTCGAACAACTCAAAAACACCCTCGCCCATTGGGAATTCCGCGAGAACTACCCCTGGATTTCCATCATCGACGAAGGCGCCCTTATTGCAAACAAAGCTGCAAGCACAGACAACATTTTAAGCGATTTTCTCTGGATTACATTCACACGTTCTGATCCAGCACAAGATATTTACGGTCTCGAAGAAACCGTTGAAGAAAAGCACTGGAAATGCAAAGCGCCACTGATTATAGACGCCCGCATTAAACCACAGCACCAACAACAGCTGACCGTACCCGCCGAAATCTCGAAAAAGGCAGAACAAATCCTCAAAGACGCAGGAGTCCTGTAA